A DNA window from Pyrus communis chromosome 3, drPyrComm1.1, whole genome shotgun sequence contains the following coding sequences:
- the LOC137729292 gene encoding pentatricopeptide repeat-containing protein At2g15980 has protein sequence MAFQIFKRTLSSARNPKPLFVPRFSSSSPPSDQAPSQTSLLISDVVSILTYQRSKSRWSYLHSLYPNGFNPDDFSKIALHIKNNTRLVLAFFHWTQRKSLCNHNLLSHSTIIHILARARLRSQAYDLIRATIRVSDEAEPLKVFESLVKTYRQCGSAPFVFDLLVKACLESKKIDPSIQIVRMLLSRGISPGLSICNALIRLLSQRRGAYAGYEIYREIFGLDCDVLEEKVKRVARISPSVQTFNALMLGFYQDGVVEKVKEIWDQMVGLNCCPNGFSYSILMAAYCEEDRMSEAEELWEEMRAKSVVPDVVAYNTMIGGFCKIGEIEMAEDFFKEMGLSGIESTCATYDHLITGYCKTGNIDSATLLYKDMLRKDFRPECSTMDALIQGLCDESRVLEALNVMKGATVDFGFRSTKKSYENLIRGLCEDEKLEEALKLQAEMVGKGFKPNSEVYNAFISGYMKQGNREVAERLKIEMLDAQMCGNGD, from the coding sequence CTCCGACGTCGTTTCCATCCTAACCTACCAGCGCTCCAAATCCCGATGGAGCTACCTTCACTCTCTCTACCCCAACGGCTTCAACCCAGacgacttttccaagattgcccTCCACATCAAAAACAATACCCGTCTTGTCCTCGCCTTCTTCCACTGGACCCAACGCAAGTCCCTCTGCAACCACAACCTCCTCTCTCACTCCACCATAATCCACATCCTTGCCCGAGCCCGGCTCAGGTCCCAAGCTTACGACCTTATTCGAGCCACCATTCGGGTATCCGACGAAGCTGAGCCGTTGAAAGTGTTTGAGAGTCTTGTCAAGACCTATAGGCAATGTGGGTCGGCGCCCTTTGTGTTTGATTTGCTGGTCAAAGCTTGCTTGGAGTCGAAGAAAATCGACCCATCAATCCAGATTGTGAGAATGTTGCTGTCTCGTGGGATCAGCCCCGGATTGAGCATCTGCAATGCTCTGATTCGGCTTCTTTCGCAGCGTCGAGGTGCGTATGCTGGTTATGAGATTTATAGGGAGATTTTTGGATTGGATTGTGATGTTTTAGAGGAAAAAGTGAAAAGGGTTGCTAGAATCAGCCCGAGTGTGCAAACTTTCAATGCATTGATGTTGGGTTTTTATCAGGATGGTGTGGTGGAGAAGGTGAAGGAGATTTGGGATCAAATGGTCGGTTTGAATTGCTGTCCAAATGGTTTTAGTTATAGTATTTTGATGGCTGCTTATTGTGAGGAAGATAGAATGAGTGAAGCAGAGGAGTTGTGGGAAGAAATGAGAGCTAAGAGTGTGGTGCCTGATGTTGTTGCTTATAACACTATGATTGGCGGGTTTTGCAAAATCGGAGAAATTGAAATGGCTGAAGATTTTTTCAAAGAAATGGGATTGAGTGGAATAGAGAGTACTTGTGCTACGTATGATCATCTTATTACTGGGTACTGTAAAACAGGAAACATTGATTCTGCTACGCTCTTATACAAGGACATGCTTAGGAAAGATTTCAGGCCCGAGTGTTCAACAATGGATGCATTGATTCAGGGGCTTTGTGACGAGAGTAGGGTTTTAGAAGCATTGAATGTTATGAAAGGTGCAACGGTAGATTTTGGTTTTCGTTCGACCAAGAAGAGTTATGAGAATCTGATAAGAGGGTTGTGTGAGGATGAGAAGTTGGAAGAAGCGCTTAAGCTTCAGGCCGAGATGGTGGGAAAAGGGTTTAAACCGAATTCTGAGGTCTATAATGCGTTCATTAGTGGGTATATGAAACAAGGGAACAGGGAAGTAGCAGAAAGGTTGAAAATAGAAATGTTGGATGCTCAGATGTGTGGGAATGGGGATTAG
- the LOC137729293 gene encoding CASP-like protein 5C1, which produces MQKGLTMDEVPGSVGTSASFSLRLGQAIFSSASLLFMSLGVEFYSYTAFCYLVTVMGLVIPWSFTLALVDGYSVLVNCPLRQPGILLIIVVGDWVLSILTLAAACSTTSVVDIMLHANGPYCHPKFCSRYKISAAMAFMSWFLTLASSLFNLWLLPSL; this is translated from the exons ATGCAAAAAGGGCTGACCATGGATGAGGTACCTGGATCAGTGGGGACGAGTGCCAGCTTCTCATTGAGATTGGGTCAGGCCATCTTTTCCTCTGCTTCTCTTCTCTTCATGTCTTTGGGTGTGGAGTTCTACAGCTACACGGCTTTCTG CTATCTGGTAACAGTCATGGGTCTGGTCATACCTTGGAGTTTCACTTTGGCATTGGTGGATGGTTACTCTGTGCTCGTGAATTGCCCTCTTCGTCAGCCCGGAATACTGCTGATCATCGTTGTCGGAGATTGG GTATTATCCATTCTCACTCTAGCTGCAGCTTGCTCAACGACTAGCGTTGTGGATATCATGCTCCATGCTAACGGTCCATACTGCCATCCAAAGTTTTGCAGCAGATATAAAATATCGGCTGCGATGGCCTTCATGTCATGGTTTCTGACTTTGGCTTCGTCTCTTTTCAATCTTTGGTTACTTCCGTCCTTGTGA
- the LOC137728914 gene encoding mitochondrial import receptor subunit TOM6 homolog: MFPMFMQKPDKAEALKQLRSHVAMFGAWVVAIRAAPYVLHLLSGEKDELKLEF; this comes from the coding sequence ATGTTTCCCATGTTTATGCAGAAGCCAGACAAGGCTGAGGCTCTGAAGCAGCTGCGGAGCCATGTCGCCATGTTCGGGGCTTGGGTCGTCGCGATCCGAGCCGCCCCATATGTTCTTCACCTCCTCTCTGGGGAAAAAGACGAGCTCAAGCTTGAATTTTAA
- the LOC137729647 gene encoding RING-H2 finger protein ATL65 codes for MVVASPSPAPAPTLSTLFITTSLHASSPPSKYPIDFSPPLIAMVVVVATAFLIVTYSRLISRHVIPPILRLQRRWHHRRRRSYLPSSIGDIDSPPYDSSLDPADIGFHVFSPYGLDESVIKTIPLSLYTSKQSLLSRDCAVCLIDFQNDDYVRTLPVCSHVFHVDCIDMWLRSHANCPLCRAGIFRPESPFVPLMAARIRPSLDDAVFRSIALEPLAEATAPCDSDSLVTEIERCAEERSPRRSSNYWEDYRINGGDFILKRSHSFGFERSSASAERMMVTEPATVSPWRYRRGSFWSKRPSPFGSLTKPRVFSFRSSYRGGVSMKSPFFRRKGFFPLSESSARFSGAGTGGYSRRSKSMTSPMFGRSSGLSAFSSSRLRCGDPEALLSPERFNRR; via the coding sequence ATGGTCGTTGCATCCCCATCTCCTGCACCCGCCCCCACTCTCTCCACCCTCTTCATCACCACCTCGCTCCATGCATCATCCCCGCCGTCCAAGTACCCCATCGACTTCTCCCCGCCCTTAATCGCCATGGTCGTGGTCGTCGCCACCGCCTTCCTTATTGTCACTTACTCGCGCCTCATCTCCCGCCACGTCATCCCGCCAATCCTCCGCCTCCAACGACGCTGGCACCACCGCCGTCGCCGCTCCTACCTCCCATCATCCATCGGTGACATCGACTCCCCGCCTTACGACTCGTCGCTCGACCCCGCCGACATCGGCTTCCACGTGTTCTCCCCCTACGGCCTCGACGAGTCGGTGATCAAAACAATCCCCCTCTCTCTATACACATCAAAACAATCCCTCCTCAGCCGTGACTGCGCCGTTTGCCTGATCGACTTCCAAAACGACGACTACGTTCGAACGCTGCCGGTCTGCTCGCACGTGTTTCACGTTGACTGCATCGACATGTGGCTGCGATCTCACGCCAACTGTCCTCTCTGCCGGGCCGGAATATTCCGTCCGGAATCTCCGTTCGTTCCGTTGATGGCCGCAAGGATCAGGCCCAGCCTCGACGACGCTGTTTTCCGGAGCATCGCGCTCGAGCCTCTTGCCGAAGCTACGGCGCCGTGTGATTCCGATTCGTTAGTCACCGAGATCGAGCGGTGCGCGGAGGAGCGATCGCCGAGGAGGAGCTCCAACTACTGGGAGGATTACCGGATCAACGGCGgagattttattttaaagaggTCGCACTCGTTCGGGTTCGAGCGAAGCTCGGCGTCGGCGGAGAGAATGATGGTGACGGAGCCTGCGACGGTGTCACCGTGGCGGTACCGGAGAGGAAGCTTCTGGAGCAAGCGGCCGTCGCCGTTCGGGTCGTTGACGAAGCCTCGAGTCTTCTCCTTCAGATCATCCTACAGAGGCGGCGTCAGCATGAAGTCTCCTTTCTTCCGCCGAAAAGGCTTCTTCCCGCTGTCAGAGTCGAGCGCGAGATTCTCCGGCGCCGGAACCGGCGGATATTCGCGGCGTAGCAAGTCGATGACAAGTCCGATGTTCGGAAGATCTTCGGGGTTATCGGCTTTCTCATCGAGCCGGCTAAGGTGCGGAGATCCGGAAGCGCTGTTGTCGCCGGAGAGGTTTAACAGGAGATAG
- the LOC137728751 gene encoding probable CoA ligase CCL6, with the protein MDFIVKVEESRPAANGRPAAGPAYRSIYAKDGLMELPEGLESPWQFLSDSAKKYPSNPMLGRRQVTDTKVGPYVWLTYQEVYDAAIRMGSAIRSRGVNPGDRCGIYGSNCPQWLTAMEACNSQAITYVPLYDTLGANAVEFIINHAEVSIAFVQENKLPAVLSCLPNCSTNLKTIVSFASVSSAQKEEAEGLGVSCFSWEEFSQLGNADCELPPKRRTDICTIMYTSGTTGEPKGVRISNGAIMAEVLSVEQLLFLTDRVCTEEDSYFSFLPLAHIYDQIMESYCIYKGSSVGFWRGDVRFLLEDLQELRPTMFCGVPRVYDRIYSGIVNKVSSGGVLKKTLFQYAYNYKLANLEKGLPQEKAAPLLDKLVFDKIKQALGGRVRILLSGAAPLPRHVEEFLRVTSCSTLSQGYGLTESCGGSFTSIGNVFPMIGTVGVPITTIEARLESVPEMGYDALSSVPRGEICLRGTTLFSGYHKREDLTEEVLVDGWFHTGDIGEWQADGAMKIIDRKKNIFKLSQGEYVAVENIESKYLQCPLITSIWVYGNSFESFLVAVVVPDPKALEDWAAERHLTDDFKSLCQNPKASKYILDELNSTGQKQQLRGFELLKAVHLEPKPFDMERDLITPTFKLKRPQLLKYYKDRIDTLYSEGKGARV; encoded by the exons ATGGATTTCATAGTGAAGGTTGAGGAATCGAGGCCGGCCGCCAACGGTAGGCCGGCGGCGGGGCCGGCGTATCGGAGCATTTACGCTAAGGATGGTCTCATGGAGCTGCCTGAGGGGTTGGAGTCTCCTTGGCAGTTTTTGAG TGACTCTGCTAAGAAATATCCGAGCAACCCAATGCTTGGGCGGCGGCAGGTCACTGACACAAAG GTGGGTCCGTATGTGTGGCTTACGTATCAAGAGGTTTATGATGCTGCGATTCGAATGGGTTCAGCCATCAGAAGCCGCGGTGTCAATCCT GGAGATCGTTGCGGTATATACGGATCAAACTGCCCCCAGTGGCTTACTGCAATGGAG GCCTGTAATAGCCAAGCCATAACATACGTTCCACTCTATGACACCCTTG GTGCTAATGCAGTTGAGTTCATCATCAATCATGCTGAAGTTTCAATAGCTTTTGTTCAAGAAAACAAGCTCCCTGCT GTTCTGTCATGCCTTCCAAATTGTTCTACCAATTTAAAAA CAATTGTCAGCTTTGCAAGTGTTTCTAGCGCTCAAAAGGAGGAAGCTGAAGGACTGGGGGTATCTTGTTTTTCTTGGGAGGAATTCTCTCAGTTG GGAAATGCAGATTGTGAACTACCTCCGAAACGGAGGACTGACATTTGCACAATAATGTATACAAGTGGAACAACTGGAGAACCAAAAGGTGTACGTATTAGTAATGGAGCAATTATGGCAGAAGTATTGTCTGTGGAGCAACTACTTTTTCTAACAGATAGAGTG TGTACGGAAGAAGATTCatatttttcctttcttccatTGGCCCATATATATGATCAAATAATGGAGAGCTATTGCATCTACAAAGGATCCTCTGTAGGCTTCTGGCGAGGA GATGTCAGATTTCTACTCGAGGACCTTCAGGAACTAAGGCCTACTATGTTTTGTGGGGTACCTAGAGTGTATGATCGCATATACTCTG GTATTGTCAACAAAGTTTCATCCGGGGGTGTATTGAAGAAGACATTATTCCAATATGCTTATAACTA CAAGTTGGCGAATCTGGAAAAGGGTCTCCCACAAGAAAAAGCAGCACCTCTCTTGGACAAACTTGTCTTTGATAAG ATAAAACAAGCATTGGGGGGACGAGTTCGTATATTGTTGTCTGGTGCTGCCCCTTTGCCTAGGCATGTGGAGGAATTTTTGAGGGTCACCAGCTGCAGCACTTTATCACAAGGATATG GCCTTACTGAAAGCTGTGGTGGTAGCTTCACGTCCATTGGCAATGTTTTTCCTATGATTGGAACTGTCGGTGTCCCTATCACAACTATTGAAGCAAGGCTTGAGTCAGTGCCGGAAATGGGATACGATGCACTTTCCAGTGTGCCCCGTGGAGAGATTTGCCTGAGAGGAACAACCTTGTTTTCTGGTTACCATAAGCGAGAAGATCTAACAGAGGAAGTCCTTGTTGATGGGTGGTTTCATACAG GTGACATTGGAGAATGGCAGGCAGATGGAGCAATGAAAATCATAGATAggaaaaagaatatatttaaacTATCGCAAGGTGAATATGTTGCGGTAGAAAACATTGAAAGCAAATACTTGCAATGCCCTCTTATCACATCG ATTTGGGTATATGGAAACAGCTTTGAGTCGTTTCTTGTTGCTGTGGTGGTCCCTGATCCTAAGGCGTTGGAGGATTGGGCAGCAGAGCGTCACTTGACCGATGATTTCAAATCATTATGTCAAAACCCGAAGGCAAGCAAGTACATTTTGGATGAGCTCAATAGTACTGGTCAGAAACAGCAA CTCCGAGGTTTTGAGCTGTTAAAAGCGGTTCACCTGGAACCGAAGCCCTTTGACATGGAGAGGGATCTCATTACTCCAACATTCAAACTGAAGAGACCACAGCTGCTTAAATATTACAAG GACCGTATTGATACACTGTACAGCGAAGGAAAAGGAGCAAGGGTATGA